Proteins from a single region of Egicoccus sp. AB-alg2:
- a CDS encoding HAD-IIA family hydrolase: protein MAADRERAGGAAVASADERLRTIRGFVFDMDGTLVLGDRRNKGLVPLPGARELLAWLDDRAVPYAVVTNGTTRTPAAYAEVLRGLGLGVADGRLLTPASGAVAVLTERGARRVVVLGHEAIAGPIRDAGMEVVEPVGQPQADAVMVGWFPDFTLPPLEAACHAIWGGARLYSASQSLFFATAEGRTLGTSRAICGAIEAITGVTPEIVGKPSPHLLRSAAERLALPLEEIAVVGDDPALETPMAHAGGCLAIAVETGVGGPDDLAALPAEERPHFVFRGVDELLDRLRDLWD, encoded by the coding sequence ATGGCGGCTGATCGCGAGCGAGCCGGCGGCGCGGCGGTCGCGTCGGCCGACGAACGGCTGCGCACCATCCGTGGCTTCGTGTTCGACATGGACGGCACGCTGGTGCTCGGCGACCGGCGCAACAAGGGGCTCGTGCCGCTGCCGGGTGCCCGAGAACTCCTGGCCTGGCTGGACGACCGTGCCGTGCCCTACGCGGTCGTGACGAACGGCACGACACGCACCCCGGCCGCGTACGCCGAGGTGCTCCGCGGACTCGGGTTGGGGGTCGCGGACGGCCGCCTGCTGACCCCCGCGAGCGGTGCCGTCGCGGTGCTGACCGAGCGGGGCGCGCGACGCGTCGTCGTACTCGGACACGAGGCCATCGCCGGGCCGATCCGGGACGCCGGCATGGAGGTCGTCGAGCCGGTCGGGCAACCGCAGGCCGACGCGGTCATGGTCGGCTGGTTCCCGGACTTCACGCTGCCGCCGCTGGAGGCCGCCTGCCACGCGATCTGGGGCGGCGCCAGGCTGTACAGCGCGTCCCAGTCGCTCTTCTTCGCCACCGCGGAAGGTCGCACGCTCGGCACGTCCCGAGCGATCTGCGGGGCGATCGAGGCGATCACCGGCGTGACCCCGGAGATCGTCGGCAAGCCGTCACCGCACCTGCTGCGCAGCGCGGCCGAGCGACTGGCCCTACCCCTCGAGGAGATCGCGGTCGTTGGAGACGACCCGGCCCTGGAGACGCCCATGGCGCATGCCGGCGGTTGCCTGGCCATCGCGGTGGAGACCGGCGTCGGCGGGCCCGACGACCTCGCCGCACTGCCCGCCGAGGAACGACCCCACTTCGTGTTCCGTGGCGTGGACGAACTGCTCGACCGGTTGCGGGACCTGTGGGACTGA
- a CDS encoding squalene cyclase: protein MTDEQAVIDWLMDPDESDPAIRWQVMRDLLDAPAEEWQAERARVETHGWGARLLAHQDDDGQWDGGAHFPADYVWGGTEPGQPWTTTSHVLAQLREFGLDPASDRVPRMVRLIGENARWEHDGQPYWEGEVEPCINGLTVANGAYFGVDVTPIVSRLLDERLDDGGWNCDAEYGSVRSSFDTTINVVEGLLQYEQVTGGTDAIREARRSGEEYLLARSLFRRLSSGEPADPRYLAFVHPNRWHYDVLRGLDHFRAAAALTGAAPDSRLGEAIDHVRARRLEDGTWPLDWNPTGRTWFDVDDGEGRPSRWVTLRALRVLRWWDAHH from the coding sequence ATGACCGACGAGCAGGCGGTGATCGACTGGCTGATGGACCCGGACGAGTCGGATCCGGCGATCCGGTGGCAGGTCATGCGGGACCTGCTCGACGCGCCGGCCGAGGAGTGGCAGGCCGAGCGGGCCAGGGTGGAGACGCACGGCTGGGGGGCCCGCCTGCTCGCCCACCAGGACGACGACGGGCAGTGGGACGGCGGGGCCCACTTCCCGGCCGACTACGTCTGGGGCGGCACCGAGCCGGGCCAGCCCTGGACCACGACGTCGCACGTGCTGGCGCAGCTGCGGGAGTTCGGGCTCGACCCCGCCTCGGACCGCGTCCCGCGCATGGTGCGGCTCATCGGCGAGAACGCCCGCTGGGAGCACGACGGCCAGCCGTACTGGGAAGGCGAGGTCGAGCCGTGCATCAACGGCCTGACCGTCGCCAACGGCGCCTACTTCGGCGTCGACGTCACCCCGATCGTCTCGCGTCTCCTCGACGAACGGCTCGACGACGGCGGCTGGAACTGCGACGCCGAGTACGGCTCGGTCCGCTCGTCGTTCGACACGACCATCAACGTCGTAGAGGGGCTGCTGCAGTACGAGCAGGTCACCGGCGGCACCGACGCCATCCGTGAGGCGCGCCGCTCGGGGGAGGAGTACCTGCTCGCGCGTTCGCTGTTCCGGCGGTTGAGCAGCGGCGAGCCCGCCGACCCGCGCTACCTGGCCTTCGTGCACCCCAACCGGTGGCACTACGACGTGCTGCGCGGCCTCGACCACTTCCGCGCTGCGGCGGCGCTGACCGGTGCGGCACCCGACTCGCGGCTGGGCGAGGCGATCGACCACGTCCGCGCGCGCCGGCTCGAGGACGGGACCTGGCCGCTGGACTGGAACCCGACCGGGCGGACCTGGTTCGACGTCGACGACGGCGAGGGACGGCCCTCGCGATGGGTCACCCTGCGTGCCCTGCGTGTGCTGCGGTGGTGGGACGCCCACCACTGA
- a CDS encoding glyoxalase superfamily protein yields the protein MDMKLELVPVPVSDVDRAKAFYTDQVGFVCDHDHQVHPQLRFVQLTPPGSACSIVIGDGITEMAPGSQQGLQMVVQDVRAVRDELTGRGVDATEPDEQPWGTFVAFADPDGNTWSLQQLPAAP from the coding sequence GTGGACATGAAGCTCGAACTCGTGCCGGTGCCGGTCAGCGACGTCGACCGCGCCAAGGCCTTCTACACGGATCAGGTCGGCTTCGTGTGCGACCACGACCACCAGGTCCACCCGCAGCTGCGGTTCGTGCAGCTCACGCCTCCCGGGTCGGCCTGCTCGATCGTCATCGGGGACGGCATCACGGAGATGGCGCCCGGATCCCAGCAGGGGCTGCAGATGGTGGTCCAAGACGTCCGCGCCGTCCGGGACGAGCTCACCGGCCGGGGGGTCGACGCGACCGAACCCGACGAACAGCCGTGGGGCACCTTCGTCGCGTTCGCCGACCCGGACGGCAACACCTGGTCGCTGCAGCAGCTGCCCGCCGCACCCTGA
- a CDS encoding serine hydrolase domain-containing protein produces MVVRAKVRHQTRVDHPEVEGTVAPGFEPVRDAFVGNFTERGELGGAVCAVVDGEVAVDLWGGVRDATSGDRWTADTMTLVHSTTKGLSAMVLALLHSRGLLAYDQRVAAYWPEFAAAGKQDVTVRQLLAHQAGLFGFDEPVDRELVADLDRLAGVMERQRPIWPPGERQAYHAITLGFYENELVRRIDPAHRTIGRILHEDIAVPLGVGEEVFIGTPASVPNERLAVLVPPGRWARLTSMPISLTVDALRPHSVLHRSLVANPGTGFYVDRDRVIVREIEVPSGGAVASARAIATAYGAFAAPGGPLDLRQETIDALAAPATPARQGWYDACFRGPAKFSLGFMKPSETFAFGADTAFGAPGAGGSMGFADPALRLGYGYVTDRMGMDLRGDPRDVALRQALHAALANA; encoded by the coding sequence ATGGTCGTCCGTGCGAAGGTCCGGCACCAGACCCGGGTCGACCACCCCGAGGTCGAAGGCACCGTCGCGCCCGGCTTCGAGCCGGTGCGCGACGCGTTCGTCGGCAACTTCACCGAGCGCGGCGAGCTGGGCGGCGCCGTGTGTGCCGTGGTGGACGGCGAGGTGGCCGTGGACCTGTGGGGCGGGGTCCGCGACGCGACGAGCGGCGACCGCTGGACCGCCGACACGATGACCCTGGTCCACTCCACGACCAAGGGGCTGTCGGCCATGGTCCTGGCGCTGCTGCACTCGCGTGGCCTGCTCGCCTACGACCAGCGGGTGGCCGCGTACTGGCCCGAGTTCGCGGCAGCCGGCAAGCAGGACGTCACCGTCCGGCAGTTGCTCGCCCACCAGGCGGGGCTGTTCGGCTTCGACGAGCCGGTCGACCGCGAGCTGGTCGCCGACCTCGACCGCCTGGCCGGCGTCATGGAGCGCCAGCGTCCCATCTGGCCGCCGGGGGAGCGGCAGGCGTATCACGCCATCACGCTCGGGTTCTACGAGAACGAGCTGGTGCGGCGCATCGATCCCGCGCACCGCACCATCGGCCGCATCCTCCACGAGGACATCGCCGTCCCCCTCGGAGTCGGCGAGGAGGTCTTCATCGGCACGCCGGCGTCGGTGCCGAACGAGCGGCTCGCCGTCCTGGTGCCCCCGGGACGGTGGGCTCGGCTGACCTCGATGCCAATCTCGCTCACGGTCGACGCGCTGCGGCCCCACTCGGTGCTGCACCGCTCGTTGGTGGCCAATCCCGGGACCGGCTTCTACGTCGACCGCGACCGCGTGATCGTGCGGGAGATCGAGGTGCCCTCGGGCGGGGCGGTCGCCAGCGCCCGGGCCATCGCCACCGCCTACGGCGCGTTCGCCGCGCCTGGCGGACCGCTCGACCTGCGGCAGGAGACCATCGACGCGCTCGCTGCACCGGCCACGCCGGCGCGACAGGGCTGGTACGACGCGTGCTTCCGCGGACCGGCCAAGTTCTCGCTGGGATTCATGAAGCCCAGCGAGACGTTCGCCTTCGGCGCCGACACCGCGTTCGGCGCTCCGGGAGCGGGCGGCTCGATGGGATTCGCGGACCCCGCGCTGCGCCTCGGATACGGCTACGTGACGGATCGCATGGGCATGGACCTGCGGGGCGACCCGCGTGACGTCGCCCTGCGTCAGGCACTGCACGCGGCCCTTGCCAACGCCTGA
- a CDS encoding DUF1801 domain-containing protein: MGTTSTPDEGAAAAEGFSEQERAAMKQRAEELRAQADRGDKAAADEADVLAKIAEMPDEDRALAERVHHVVTTVAPELSPKLYYGQPAYARKKKVVCFFRSGRMDKEPYSTFGFSGEANLDDPSGLWPSSYALADDVTEQAWERLAALVAQAVS, encoded by the coding sequence ATGGGCACGACATCGACGCCGGACGAGGGCGCGGCCGCGGCCGAGGGGTTCTCCGAGCAGGAGCGGGCCGCCATGAAGCAGCGGGCCGAGGAGCTGCGGGCCCAGGCGGACCGCGGAGACAAGGCCGCCGCCGACGAGGCGGACGTGCTGGCCAAGATCGCCGAGATGCCCGACGAGGACCGCGCCCTGGCCGAGCGCGTGCACCACGTCGTGACGACCGTCGCACCGGAGCTGTCTCCGAAGCTGTACTACGGCCAGCCCGCGTACGCCCGCAAGAAGAAGGTCGTCTGCTTCTTCCGCAGCGGGCGGATGGACAAGGAGCCCTATTCGACGTTCGGGTTCAGCGGCGAGGCGAACCTCGACGACCCCAGCGGTCTGTGGCCGTCGTCGTACGCGTTGGCCGACGACGTGACCGAGCAGGCCTGGGAGCGGCTGGCCGCGCTCGTCGCGCAGGCCGTCAGCTGA